ATTTTGGCACCATGTCCCGCCATGAGGGGGATCCCGTACCCCATGAGCACGAGTTCTACCGCGCCACCCTTCAGGGCCTGTTTTCCCTCGACCTGCACATGGCGGGCACCTTTACCTATGTCAACCGCACCGGCTTCCTTAACCTGGACGAACCCCGGCGGCAGGAAGCGCAAGAAAAGGGGCTGGAGCACCTGGAAGCCGAGCAAGCCTACCGTCTGCCTCACGAAGAGCGGGTGCGCCGCATCCGCGCCTTGCTGGAAGGGCTGGCCCACCTGGAAGGCGGGGCCAAGCAGAGCCTACACTACACCGATGTGACTCCCGACATCGTCTTCGTGGCCGTCACCCGAGGCGGCAACCACCTCTTCGGCCACATCTTCACCACCGATAGCCACGCCCGCCCCGTGCTCCACCTGCCCGCCCTGGCCGAGGCCCTGCTGGTGTACGGCGATGACGTCCTCTCCGACCTCTACATCGGCTGGACGCGGGGCTTCTTGGATGCCGAGCGGGCCAAACTGGAGGAAGCCCTGAGCGAGGGCGGTGCGTTGGAAACTTGGGCGACGCGGGTGTTCATCGCCCACCCCCGGGAAGCCCTGCAAGCCTTGGCCCGGGATCTGGAGGACCATCCCGAGTGGCTGGCGTAGGTTCCTGGACCTCGGGGCGGGGCCCGACAA
This genomic window from Anaerolineae bacterium contains:
- the cas7i gene encoding type I-B CRISPR-associated protein Cas7/Cst2/DevR, with product MSFITGLLLIDAPASALNNLGTIPGGATDNAVGVKTIPTREGRYPYVSAQAFRYWLRTTVEKGPWGWQAAPIFREQKVAYTDANPIRWWDDDLFGYMRAPSKKAEAVKAREKSGLVAEATPTKDTVTRVSPFRVSTLVSLAPVRIVTDFGTMSRHEGDPVPHEHEFYRATLQGLFSLDLHMAGTFTYVNRTGFLNLDEPRRQEAQEKGLEHLEAEQAYRLPHEERVRRIRALLEGLAHLEGGAKQSLHYTDVTPDIVFVAVTRGGNHLFGHIFTTDSHARPVLHLPALAEALLVYGDDVLSDLYIGWTRGFLDAERAKLEEALSEGGALETWATRVFIAHPREALQALARDLEDHPEWLA